TGCAATTTCCTTGGATTTTGCTCTGCCTTTTTCACTTTGATTGTAAGCGACCAAGTGTTGTTTTCCACGTTCACCATTGCCAGCAACCGCTTGTCTAAAGTGTTCTGGTTGTTGCTGCATATATTGAAGAATATTTTGAGTTCCTCGGGCTGCGTAGTACTCATACCCTTCTGGAGTTTGAGCTTTTCTGGCAAGTGCAGTTACTCGCTTTTGTTCAAATTCTGGAGATTGCCAATGTTGGTTACGTTCAACTAAGTTACGGTGATAAGCAGAATGGTCATTATTACCCATAAACTCCAAGTTTTCTGGTCGATTGTCAGATTCATTGAAGTTGCGATGATGAATAACAGTTCTTTGCTCTTCAAATTTGGGAACCTTGCCTAATAAGCCTGATCTGGCAACAATCCAGTGTGCTTTTTGCCACCTACCTGAATAAGGTTGAGCGATTAAGGTATAGCCATCTTTGTCAACTTTAGAGTAGAACGGCATGAGGGATATCCCAGATTGAAGATTTTGAGCTTCCTTATACGTTCCATCCCGCAGCATGAATTGGTGATCAGGGGTGCAAATAATCTCTTCACCGTTATCCAGAATCACTTTTATCACAGAAGCATTACGTCTAGTCAACTTAGCAGTTGCCTTAGCTGCTACGACTTTTCCGGTAGAGGTGCAAGCATAAACAATAAACTCTTCGTTGCAATCAGCTAAGTTTTTAATTGGATATGATTTACCATCAAGCAAAGGAATCAGAGTATCGCCCACAAAGCAACCGATATCCACGCCGACTGCAGCAGGAATAATTGCTTCTTTTGTCGCAATGACAGAACCAACTAAGGCACCTTTACCCAAATGGACATCTGGCATTAAAGCTACATGTTTAAAAACAAATGGTAGTGATGCTACATTCTTTGCCATCTTGGTTTCTTCTGAAGCCAAAGGGTGATTTGCCCAAGAGAGAATGGGTGATGGTGTTGAAAGTTTTAACTCTTCGTAAGCCATAATTATTTAGAATTTTCAATTTAAAATTTCGGATTCTAGGGGCAGTTTCACTGCAATTTTAATTTTGCACAGTATTTCATTTTATTTCCTACTTACAAATAGACATGTGTTAGTTAAATGGATAATGCCCACCACAACCAGATAACGATGGGCATTACCTAAGTGCCACTCCCAGCAAGTAGCTGGCTTTGTATTATTTATATAATACATTATGTATTAACTAGATAACGAGTACTTCTTGTAAAAAATATATTAAAATTTGTAAATAAAATGACAATAAATTAAAAAAACCGACAGCTTAAACACAATCTTATGACAGTTCGTCAAGATACAATTTGGGAACGTTTTCTATCCCCTGTAGTACGTTTGCTCATTGATGAGGAAGGGTTACGGCGTTACTTTGAAAGCGTTGATTGGGAAAAAGAAAGCAGCCGCTTTCGACGCGCTGATGTCACAGTTCCGCCATACTACAGCAGCCAAAATTTTCATGGAATTAAGGATGGATATCTCAAGCCAGGTGCGGCGGTGAGCTACGATCCTATTACCCAATATGTTCTCCCGCCTACTGAAACTATAGTGCGTCAGGCAATAATCGATTCGATCAAAGTACAGCCGCGACGTATTCTTGACTTGGGCTGTGGAACAGGTTCCACAACTTTGATGTTAAAGCAGGCTTTCCCTCAGGCAGAAGTCATCGGCTTGGATTTATCGCCTTATATGTTGGTGCGTGCTTCTCACAAAGCTGAAAAAACTGGTTTAGACATAAATTGGCGACATGGGGACGCACAGAAGACGGGTTTTCCTGATGCTTCTTTCGACTTGGTTACAGCTTCTTTGTTATTCCACGAAACGCCAACAACAGTAGCTGTGGCAATTTTACAAGAGTGTTTCCGCTTGCTGGTAACTGGTGGACAAGTGCTGATTTTGGATGGAAATCAAAACACTTTGCGTCAATTAGATTGGTTGAATAATGTGTTTGAAGAGCCGTATATTCGTGAATATGCTGCTGGGAGTGTGGATGCGTGGATGGGGGAAGCAGGATTTCAAGCAGTGCAAACCCAGGATGTATGGTGGATAAATCAAGTTACAAGTGGAGTGAAACCAATTTTATCTGAAGATGGTACTGTACGAACAGATGTAGGACGTTACACTTCTGTACAAAGAGACGACACAGTGGATAATGAAGATTTACAGGGTTTTCCATCTCCAGCTTTTGATACAATGCCATGAGTTTAAAGGCAGTTTTATTTGATTTTAATGGTGTCATCATTAATGATGAGTCAATCCACGAGCAACTGACAGAGCAAATTCTACTTGAGGAGAACCTCATTCTTAAGCCACGTGAGTATCGGAAAGTTTGCTTAGGACGTAACGATCGCAGTTGTTTAAAAGATTTGCTTGCTAATCGTGGTCGTGTGCTAAGTGATACTGAATTAACTAAGTTGTTCAATTCTAAAGCAAAAGGGTATGCTTTGGAACTGGAAAAAATAGAAGAGCTGCCTTTGTATCCTGGTTTAAATGACTTCATATCTCAAGTGTCTTCTCGCAATCTCAAACTCGGGATAGTCAGTGGTGCTATCCGCAAAGAAATAGAACTGGTACTTGAGCGTGCTAAACTAGCTCAATATTTCAAAGTTATTGTCGTAGGTGATGACGTTACCACCACTAAACCAGAACCTGATGGTTATTTGTTGGCTGTGGAACGCCTGAACCAGGAATATCCTGCTTTGAATCTTCAACCACAAGAGTGTTTAGCGATAGAAGATACTCCTGCTGGTATCCAAGCTGCAAAACGAGCAGGTATGCAAGTGGTTGGTGTGGCGAATACTTACCCTTTCCATATGCTTCAGCGTTGCTGCAACTGGACGGTAGATGATCTGACTGACTTGGAATTGGAACGGGTGCAGGAAGTTTATTCTCAAAAAGAATTGCAAAGTACTACAGGCGCATGATAGGACAGAAAGTTTCTTGTTTGAGACGGGGAAAATTAGCTCAGCATTCTCCATTTGTCTTACTAATTTGCTTTGCCAACCAAAGCCGGAAGTGGGAATGGTAGAAGCTGTAACGGGTTTCTTTACCGATGCGGTGCTGCTGTAGAAACTCAAGCCAATTTTCAAGAATTTCTTCTACATCATATTCATCTTCGGCTATTGCCTGACTAATCCCTTTTGCTGAAATTTCTCCAGTTTCCGCACAAGTGAGGACACTCAGCACTTTCAAAACCAAATCAGATAAACCCTCACTTTTCATTTTCTGCCAATGCTGCTGGTAATATGCCTCTAAACCTGGGGGAATGCAATCAAATTGGTAGGGTTGGGAGTCAAAATCCTCAGCGATCGCATTCAAAGTATGGTGCAGGTACATAAAATTATTTTCGCTTGCCGTGGTGAGGCGAGAAACGAATTTTGATCTGTTTTCCAACTCCTCCTCTGTGAGGGGAGATGAGGTCTCTTTATTAGGGAAGAGGTAATGGTTTGCTTGAATATACGCTTGCACATCTTCGCGGTTTTCTTCTGGAT
This portion of the Brasilonema sennae CENA114 genome encodes:
- a CDS encoding class I SAM-dependent methyltransferase → MTVRQDTIWERFLSPVVRLLIDEEGLRRYFESVDWEKESSRFRRADVTVPPYYSSQNFHGIKDGYLKPGAAVSYDPITQYVLPPTETIVRQAIIDSIKVQPRRILDLGCGTGSTTLMLKQAFPQAEVIGLDLSPYMLVRASHKAEKTGLDINWRHGDAQKTGFPDASFDLVTASLLFHETPTTVAVAILQECFRLLVTGGQVLILDGNQNTLRQLDWLNNVFEEPYIREYAAGSVDAWMGEAGFQAVQTQDVWWINQVTSGVKPILSEDGTVRTDVGRYTSVQRDDTVDNEDLQGFPSPAFDTMP
- a CDS encoding HAD family hydrolase; the protein is MSLKAVLFDFNGVIINDESIHEQLTEQILLEENLILKPREYRKVCLGRNDRSCLKDLLANRGRVLSDTELTKLFNSKAKGYALELEKIEELPLYPGLNDFISQVSSRNLKLGIVSGAIRKEIELVLERAKLAQYFKVIVVGDDVTTTKPEPDGYLLAVERLNQEYPALNLQPQECLAIEDTPAGIQAAKRAGMQVVGVANTYPFHMLQRCCNWTVDDLTDLELERVQEVYSQKELQSTTGA